The genome window TAAGGAGAAATCCCACTGCTCTACAAAATGCAGGGTTTGTTTGCCAACCAATTAGAGCAAGCAGAGAGAGGaacttccctttcccttccagAAAAGGGGGCTTTCTCCGAATCGGAGATGGCTGGGGCTCCTCATCACTACCCCGCAGGCCCAGGGACCTAGAGGTTGAGAACTGGCAAGGCAGGCGTCCCGGGCTCCTTTCTCTCAGGCGGGTCGTTGGGGTGCTGCCTGGTGCTGGGTTTCAGGGACCAGAACTTGCCCGCAgtcctcctcacccccacccccaccgtggGGGTGCTCTTAAACGGGCAATGTCAGAGGTGTCCGCTCCACCAGGCTCACTGCCCATTGGATACGCAGGGTTGCACCTTTTGTATCTGGGCGGAGCTTTTGGGGAACCCCATGCTGGGACGTGACTGGGGGAGTGGGGCAGGCCCCTCACCCTGGCACAGGCTTTGACATGCAGCATCTCTGGGGGCCCATCCCTGCTCTGCCTGTCAGACTCATCCTGGGAGTGCAGCCAGAGCTGCCCCCAGGCCTCCAGTGGGAGGTACTGGAAGGCCGGATGCGGGGAGGTATTCTCAGGACCACCGGTAAACCAGAAAAGCTTCAGGGCAGGAATAGCTGGACGCTCACAGGCAGTGTCAGTTCCCAGGAATAGTTCCACTGCTGGTGGTGGTTAGGCTCCTCAGTGGCCAGGAGCTCAGAGTCCTCGTTCTCACGCTGGGTTCCCATGCACTCGCGTAAGTCTTTGGGATTTCTCTGGCAGTCTCCCTTCTAGTCGTCCCTATCTCTTGGTAGAGTGGCCTGTTGCCTCAAGCACCGAGCCCTGCATCTTGGGCTCTGAATTCCCGGGTGTGGGAACCAAAGGCTGGTGAGGGACCCAGGGCTCTGACTCACACTACTGGGCTTGTGGGGGTTGTTTGCTGAGGTAACCTGGGTAGCTGAGGTTGGAGATGGGGCAGGTCAAGGTGCCAGGGATGAGGGCATTAGCCATGGGTTGCGGAGGCAACTGCTAGGGTGGAGTCAAGGTTATCTGGGCCCATTCCCAAGTGCTTCTAGGCCAGTGGCCCATCTTAAAAGAGGCTTGCATCAGCCCCATCCCACTGCTGCCGGAAGGGAAGGAGTCTGGTTTTCAACTCACTCGGGAGGAAGGTAAGCCACACCTTTCCCAGTAACTGAGTTCTCTGAGAGAAGGGACTGTGTTCCATCCTGTGACCCCTGCTCCTAGAGGTGCCAGCACAGGGCACTCAGTAAGCATGTGTGCCTATGTGCGCCCACCTGCAGGGAAGGCCCTCAGCCACAAGGCCATCCTTTCCTTAACAGCTGTTTTTCTCCTCTGGCTTCAGGACGAAGGTGCTATAGACTTTCTGCTAAGACTAGTTGGTGCACACAGCAACTATTTTATGGGCCTCACTCACTCCTTTTCACCAGGCAGGCTCCCAGGCCAGTCCACACAATGACTCAGCCACAGGGCAGGAAAGGAAAGTGGGGGGCTGGGCTGCAAGCAGCACAGGGCTGTCTCTACATAAAGCTGCAGGGAGGACAGGCTCCGGGTGCAACCAGCTCCAGAAGACTGGTCAGGTGAGAAGTCAGCTGGCAGTGTGGAGGGGCTGGGTGAGAGGTGTAGCCAGGAACCAGGCCTGGCCCCCAGGGGCTTAAAGCCCCAGTTCTGCCCTCCTACAGTGCTTTTAGGGCCATGGAGTAGTAAAGCAGTGCCTCCTGGTGGAAGGGCACAAGCACTAGAAGCCTAAGGGTAGAAGTAGGGAGCTGACAAGGTAGCTGTCCTGACCTCTAAGGCTAGATGGGGCTGTTCAGAGCCATTTCAGTTTCCAGCCAAGCCCAAAGGGCTGGCTATTCAAATGTGGAAGAGGTGTGTGTGGTGGTGACCAAAACCAGCCTCTTGCTGTGTAAACTGACTTTCTTCAAACCAAACAGTTGAGGCTATAGGAATGTGAGTTCCTGGTTGTTCTGAGTAAACGGGAACAGCCTGCTCTTTTGTCCTCTTGTTCCAGCTTTGTTATTCCACAGCAGAAGGCAGCTTCAGTAGAGGCAGACTGGTTGAGACTGCCTGAGGCAAGAGGGCCTTTTAGATCCCCTAATTCTGACAAGGTTTCCAGTAGCAGGATGAACAGGACCAGTCCCAAGTCCAGTGGAAAACCAAGCACCTGGCCTCTTTCTTGGGAGTCAGACCTCAGCAGACTCTGGGAAGTTGCTGCTGAGGTACTGAGGAAGCTGAGATGACGTAAGTCTCCTAAGTGACAGGCCAGGTCAGGGTCCTGCTCTCACCCTTCCAAAGAAACACAACATCAAGCAATGCCGAGGAGCCAGGCCTCCTGGCTGCCACCTGGCCATGTTCTCACCATCCATAGCCACTTGTACTTGGTCTTTCATATGATGGAAGAAGTATAATCAGGTCCCCACTCTCCCATCTGGGACTGTCataaagatgaaagagatcatcTACAGGAAGTATTATAGGCTCCTAAGGGAGAAGAACGAAGTGAACATGAGGTGTTATTAAAGCAGAGTTTTTAGATTGCAGATGAAAGGCAGCAGGTAAATAAAGACCCTAAACATCAGAGAAAGGGTGAACTGGCTACTAGGGCAACAGTGGGAGCTTCAGAAAAGGGATGAAAACATTCTTCCTCACTACCTCTCTGCCTTGCTGGCTGCATCAATCCCTTGGATGGCTGCGATGCGGCTGGTCTCCCATTTGGGATGACTGAGGACAAAAGCAGCTGTTAACAAGGCCTGTGCTCTTGACTCTGGGGGCTTTTTGGATTGAATATAGCCGCATCTACCCTGAGGTCTCACAGCCTCCCTCTATCCATGGAGCCCTCTCAAGGGAACAGAAGTGCTATGAGGCTTCCTCTATCAAAAGGCTTGCTCTCTCAGCTAGCCCTACCTAACTACTTTTAGGTAAAAGCAAATTTACAAAGGAGGACCCTGGCTCTGCAAGCCTGTGTGTCTATGACTCAAAGTTTTCACCTTCCCTCTGAGCCTTTACTGAATCTACCCCTGCCTTCACCTACCTTAAAGATTCTCTGACTTGCTAAAGGGAACAGTCTTATTTAGAAGGAAAAGTAGAAGTGAGTATGTTCCAGAGAGAACTGTCAGAGACAGGGTTCAAACCCCAGGCAGAAGACTGAGGTCTTAGCCTCCCCCAGGGATGCTTTATTACATGGTTTCATCAGTCATCAGCGATTGGATCCTATGCCCATGTGAGAGACAGGAACATCACATTGTACGTGGCAGATGGTTCCCCTCGCAGCAATGCAGTCAGATGGGGTGGGTGATGAATGGGTGCTTGGCTTCCCTGCCCTGGGCAGGACCTAAGATCCCAGCTGACAGAAACGACAGCCTGGTGAGCCAGGAGGAAGGAATGTTCAGGAATCGGTGACCTCCATGTTCTGTAGCCGACTCTCCAGGGCAACATCTCCTGCTGCCCCTTTCTTTTTGCTGCCCTCATGCTGCTTCTTCTGCTTCTTTGATGGCTCCTGGTCAATGGGTGCAGGCTTCACAAAGGGGATCAGTTCTTGGAGATCTGGAAGGGAAGAGCCAGGCAAGTGACCTACCAAGCCAGGTATAGTTTAAGTATTTTACACATGTTAACTAACTTAATCCTCACAGAAAGCCCTATGAAGTAGGTGGTATCATCCTCTTTTCACAGGGGAGGAActgagcacagagaggttaagcaacttgttcAAGATTACACAGCTCCTAAGTGGTGGAGTTGGCATTTGGACTCAGGTAGTCTGATGCTAGAGTCTGGGCTCACAGCCACTCCACCATGTGCTTCTCAGGCTCTCTGCCAGGAGTTGAAACCCAAGGACCTCTGGGTAAGAATTGTAAATAACAGCAATTCCTTTGGGGCACCCACAATGGGAACTGGTTCcgtttattcttttcttccctagTCTGAACTTTACATGCACTTAAATAGATTATCATACCTGTACGGGCTACTTTCTCAAACTTGCCCCCTCCAACGCCCCACACTAGAGGACAGGCAGAGTTTTGGAGAGTCTAAACAAGAAAACCTGGTACATTCTGAAAGGGGCTTGCTAGTCAAAAGGATGTGAAGACAGGGAAGAGCGGGAAGATGGGCTGGGAGTCTTACCAGGCGGCATGAACTCTTTCAATTTCTCAGGTACCATAATGCCCTCCTCCGTCTGGTGGTTTTCCAAGATGGCGCAGATGGTGCGAGTAGTGGCACACATTGTTGCATTGAGCATATGGACAAACTCCACCTGGGAAGATTGGTCCCCAGAGAAGGCAGTTAAGCTCAACCCTCAGCCAGTCTCATTGATGTCCAGAAACCACCCACTCAGCCAGACCCCCCAGTTTGCTACCATGCAAATCACAATCATGGGTTCTATCCACTATCACTTATTCTGAACTTGaattatttggtatttatttGCTATCAGGTAACTCCAGGAAGATTCCTCATGTCTCCATAAGTGAGATAAGTGGTAGGTTCCAGTATTTAGAGGAGAGTTGGGCCCTTTGAGGGAAGGGAAAAACTACCATGGTAGCCTCTTCTTTTAACCCCCTTCTAAGTGCCTGACTTGGGAAAAATTAGGGCCTGAAAATTGGGTTTGAAGAGATAAGTTTACAACCCAGACCTTCTTGGGTGAGAAGTGGGAAGACACTGCCTCCAACTTGTTCTGTGTAGACAAATGGGGATTATTCCTCATCTGGAGTTAcagaaaacaaagccaaaaagagaaaagctagAATTACCTTGTAGAATAGAGCTAGATTCAGGTTTCTAGATTGAAAGGACTCAGTTCTGATTAGATAGAGGTCATTTTCAGATTCCTTTTTTGGTTTAGACTGAAAAGCTCAGATTTTCCCATCATGCTGGAAAATAATGTACTCTGAGGACTGAGAAATAAGGCAGATCTACTTTGCATTGAAAGTTCTGCTTCCCACCTCCCCAGGGGCCATCTACCTTGTCCATCATCTTCTTGGTCTGCCCGTATCGAATCCGGAGCCGGCGAGCCTGGTAGTCCGTGCAGTTAGAACAGGAGACTAACTCACGGAAGGCTCCAGAGCCGGGAAACCAGGCCTCCAGGTCAAGCTTCTTACTGGCAGCATGATTCAAAGAACCTGCAAGGAAAAACCCCTGGAATTCATGAAGGAGGGATGGTATTTCAGAAGGCTAAACTTTAGTGGACCCGAAGAATTTAATTCACATCCTATCTCTAGAAGTGAAATCACTCCTAGATATTCTTATCACCAAACATTCCCAAGTGACAAGGGtgtgatattttaattaatgtgGACAATGAATTGGACTGTGAGCTATTTCTTTGTGTGGAAGCTCCTTTCATGAAGGTAGTGTTTGTGGAATGTAGGAAAGGCGGCCGATACCTGAGACAATATTCACAATGTGGTAAGGGATCTCCAAAGACTGGTAGAACTCCTCTGCGGTGGTGATCATCTCTTCAAACATCTCCCATGAACTGTTGTCATGTGGTGATGAGTAGACAAACTGTTCAATCTGCAAAGAGGGACCCAAGGAGACAGTGACCATGGGACAGGGTGAATAAACTAAAGCACTGAAGTGAAGACCAATCCTTGCAGTGAAGACCTATTCCTACACCACCAGGAGTGAGGCAGGGCTGAGGCCTGGCAAGAGATCAGCGCTGATCTGGACTGCAATGGCAGCAAGAAATGTGAGGCAGAAATCTGTCCGCATATGCACCAGGTAGAGTCCAAAGTATTCTACATGCACTAGTGAGTTTCATCCTCACAGAAGGCCTAATGAGGTAGGTGGTATCATTATCCTCTTTTTACAGCAGAGGAACTGAGCGCAGAGGTTAAGCAATTTGTCCAAGCTTACACAGCTCCTAAGTGGTGGAGGTGGCATCTGGACTCAGGCTGCCTGGTTCCAGAGTCTGGGCTCACAGACACTCCACCATGTGCTTCTCAGGCTCTTCCCCAGAAACACAGATGGAGGTGACAAGAGGAAAGATGGGCCAGGGTGGGCCTGAGCTACACCAATTCTGTCTCTCCTCTACCCACCCTGGAGAAATGGATAGAAGGGTCCTATTCCTTACCCTGACTCACCACCTACTCACCTTCTCAAACTGATGGACTCGAAAGATGCCACGGGTGTCACGGCCATGGGAGCCCACCTCTTGGCGAAAGCAGGTGGAGAGGCCGGCGTATTTGATAGGCAAATCCTCTGGCCGTAGCCACTCGTCCCGGTGTAGAGCAGCAATGGGCTGCTCTGAGGTGGCAATCAGgtatttttcatcataggaaTTGTCATCAGACTTTTCGCTGCCTTTGCCAAtcacctggaggaggaggaggggccttTACTAGATAAGAGTAAAGGAGGAGGCCCTCAGCTAGTACTACAGGGCAGATTCAAGTGACAGGACAGGAGAAATTTTCTTTAATCCCTTCCTAGGAGTTGACAAGGGGATGCTAAAAAGACAAGAGAGGGAATGGGTCAGTCCAAAATGGGGCTCCCTATAgagatcaaagaaatgcaaacagaaagataaaatattctgGTAATGTTTTTTACTTACCTAATAATAAACATTCATAAAGTATGTATAATGGCAGGGATGCAATAAAACCTGAACTGGTAGCAATATAAATTAATcgactcaacaaatgtttgtgaggCATTTACTAAGTGCCAAGTCCTTTTCACCAACGCGAGACAAAAGGAGACACAGTCTCTCTGCTTTCTTGGTGCTCACGCGTTAGTCTAGGGTTGTGATCCTTAAAGAACCACTCTGGTGTTCAtctgaagaaagaaatacaaaagcagAAAAGGTATAGGCAGGATGAAGTTCATTGTAAGATTACTTACTGACAGCAAAAAAGGAAGCCCTCTAAATACTCAACGGTTAGAACTGGCTACCCTACATCTGGGCCATGTACTATCATATAACCACTAAGAAATGGTGGTAATGAAGACCATGTAGTAACACTGGGAAATGCTTTTGATATGCTAAGTAAAAAGGCAATCTATATACATTGTGGTTAGAAGTGTAAGCAAACGatgtatatatgaaaaaagttgccaaaacaatattaaaaatgacaATTGTATTAAGTCATGGGAAAAAAGATGATTTCTCCCTGccatataattataaattttctGTCATAtggtactttaattttttaaaaagttggggGAAGAAGCTATACCAGTGTTTGGGGACCTGGAAAACTACCTTGTTAATGACAGTGGGAACTGAGCTCCTTGTGGGCTATTCATATACAACTCAGAAAAACTATAGAGCTGTGCACTCCAATACAATATAGCCACTAGCCATGTAATGACtacttaaattaaattaaaatttagttctTTGGTGTGCACAagccatatttcaagtgtttAACAGCCACATATGACTGGTGCCTACCATACTGGATGGAAcacatacagaacatttctataaCTGCAGAAACATTTATTGGACAGTGCTGCTCCAGAGAATTAATAAACTTAGGTTATTAGGCAAGAAGTGTCAGCCAAAATTCCTTACTTTTGAGCACTCTGATGCTACCTGCCTATGGTTCCAAGAAGCATTTAGGTAAGAGATGGAGAAAGCGGGAAACCCCGGGAGCACCTGCTACCTAGGATGTCTCATAATCCTCTGCATAAGCTTCTCCCAGGTGTTACCTGCAGGGCATCCTTCTCAGATTCTGTTAGTGATTATTCAA of Manis javanica isolate MJ-LG chromosome 4, MJ_LKY, whole genome shotgun sequence contains these proteins:
- the SARS1 gene encoding serine--tRNA ligase, cytoplasmic isoform X1 encodes the protein MVLDLDLFRVDKGGDPALIRETQKKRFKDPGLVDQLVKTDGEWRRCRFRADNLNKLKNLCSKTIGEKMKKKEPVGNDESIPEDVLNLDDLTINTLAVWAWPVHLQNLKVSQIKKVRLLIDEAILKCDAERVKLEAERFEHLREIGNLLHPSVPISNDEDADNKVERIWGDCTVRKKYSHVDLVVMVDGFEGEKGAVVAGSRGYFLKGVLVFLEQALIQYALRTLGSRGYTPIYTPFFMRKEVMQEVAQLSQFDEELYKVIGKGSEKSDDNSYDEKYLIATSEQPIAALHRDEWLRPEDLPIKYAGLSTCFRQEVGSHGRDTRGIFRVHQFEKIEQFVYSSPHDNSSWEMFEEMITTAEEFYQSLEIPYHIVNIVSGSLNHAASKKLDLEAWFPGSGAFRELVSCSNCTDYQARRLRIRYGQTKKMMDKMRNNPHLSTQNKLEAVSSHFSPKKVEFVHMLNATMCATTRTICAILENHQTEEGIMVPEKLKEFMPPDLQELIPFVKPAPIDQEPSKKQKKQHEGSKKKGAAGDVALESRLQNMEVTDS
- the SARS1 gene encoding serine--tRNA ligase, cytoplasmic isoform X2; amino-acid sequence: MVLDLDLFRVDKGGDPALIRETQKKRFKDPGLVDQLVKTDGEWRRCRFRADNLNKLKNLCSKTIGEKMKKKEPVGNDESIPEDVLNLDDLTINTLANLKVSQIKKVRLLIDEAILKCDAERVKLEAERFEHLREIGNLLHPSVPISNDEDADNKVERIWGDCTVRKKYSHVDLVVMVDGFEGEKGAVVAGSRGYFLKGVLVFLEQALIQYALRTLGSRGYTPIYTPFFMRKEVMQEVAQLSQFDEELYKVIGKGSEKSDDNSYDEKYLIATSEQPIAALHRDEWLRPEDLPIKYAGLSTCFRQEVGSHGRDTRGIFRVHQFEKIEQFVYSSPHDNSSWEMFEEMITTAEEFYQSLEIPYHIVNIVSGSLNHAASKKLDLEAWFPGSGAFRELVSCSNCTDYQARRLRIRYGQTKKMMDKMRNNPHLSTQNKLEAVSSHFSPKKVEFVHMLNATMCATTRTICAILENHQTEEGIMVPEKLKEFMPPDLQELIPFVKPAPIDQEPSKKQKKQHEGSKKKGAAGDVALESRLQNMEVTDS
- the SARS1 gene encoding serine--tRNA ligase, cytoplasmic isoform X5 — protein: MVLDLDLFRVDKGGDPALIRETQKKRFKDPGLVDQLVKTDGEWRRCRFRADNLNKLKNLCSKTIGEKMKKKEPVGNDESIPEDVLNLDDLTINTLANLKVSQIKKVRLLIDEAILKCDAERVKLEAERFEHLREIGNLLHPSVPISNDEDADNKVERIWGDCTVRKKYSHVDLVVMVDGFEGEKGAVVAGSRGYFLKGVLVFLEQALIQYALRTLGSRGYTPIYTPFFMRKEVMQEVAQLSQFDEELYKVIGKGSEKSDDNSYDEKYLIATSEQPIAALHRDEWLRPEDLPIKYAGLSTCFRQEVGSHGRDTRGIFRVHQFEKIEQFVYSSPHDNSSWEMFEEMITTAEEFYQSLEIPYHIVNIVSGSLNHAASKKLDLEAWFPGSGAFRELVSCSNCTDYQARRLRIRYGQTKKMMDKVEFVHMLNATMCATTRTICAILENHQTEEGIMVPEKLKEFMPPDLQELIPFVKPAPIDQEPSKKQKKQHEGSKKKGAAGDVALESRLQNMEVTDS
- the SARS1 gene encoding serine--tRNA ligase, cytoplasmic isoform X4, producing MVLDLDLFRVDKGGDPALIRETQKKRFKDPGLVDQLVKTDGEWRRCRFRADNLNKLKNLCSKTIGEKMKKKEPVGNDESIPEDVLNLDDLTINTLAVWAWPVHLQNLKVSQIKKVRLLIDEAILKCDAERVKLEAERFEHLREIGNLLHPSVPISNDEDADNKVERIWGDCTVRKKYSHVDLVVMVDGFEGEKGAVVAGSRGYFLKGVLVFLEQALIQYALRTLGSRGYTPIYTPFFMRKEVMQEVAQLSQFDEELYKVIGKGSEKSDDNSYDEKYLIATSEQPIAALHRDEWLRPEDLPIKYAGLSTCFRQEVGSHGRDTRGIFRVHQFEKIEQFVYSSPHDNSSWEMFEEMITTAEEFYQSLEIPYHIVNIVSGSLNHAASKKLDLEAWFPGSGAFRELVSCSNCTDYQARRLRIRYGQTKKMMDKVEFVHMLNATMCATTRTICAILENHQTEEGIMVPEKLKEFMPPDLQELIPFVKPAPIDQEPSKKQKKQHEGSKKKGAAGDVALESRLQNMEVTDS
- the SARS1 gene encoding serine--tRNA ligase, cytoplasmic isoform X3 translates to MVLDLDLFRVDKGGDPALIRETQKKRFKDPGLVDQLVKTDGEWRRCRFRADNLNKLKNLCSKTIGEKMKKKEPVGNDESIPEDVLNLDDLTINTLAVWAWPVHLQNLKVSQIKKVRLLIDEAILKCDAERVKLEAERFEHLREIGNLLHPSVPISNDEDADNKVERIWGDCTVRKKYSHVDLVVMVDGFEGEKGAVVAGSRGYFLKGVLVFLEQALIQYALRTLGSRGYTPIYTPFFMRKEVMQEVAQLSQFDEELYKVIGKGSEKSDDNSYDEKYLIATSEQPIAALHRDEWLRPEDLPIKYAGLSTCFRQEVGSHGRDTRGIFRVHQFEKIEQFVYSSPHDNSSWEMFEEMITTAEEFYQSLEIPYHIVNIVSGSLNHAASKKLDLEAWFPGSGAFRELVSCSNCTDYQARRLRIRYGQTKKMMDKNKLEAVSSHFSPKKVEFVHMLNATMCATTRTICAILENHQTEEGIMVPEKLKEFMPPDLQELIPFVKPAPIDQEPSKKQKKQHEGSKKKGAAGDVALESRLQNMEVTDS